The proteins below come from a single Xyrauchen texanus isolate HMW12.3.18 chromosome 1, RBS_HiC_50CHRs, whole genome shotgun sequence genomic window:
- the LOC127617133 gene encoding uncharacterized protein LOC127617133 has translation MSVRHTLWLCQLGYLATGCCVSIAKLIDTQEWTEKTAITFEGIPKQVGGNNCGIYILMYTLYMALGLRFDFTEDDMPLIRRWWCALILDNFTLQIAQPDKRQCLRGDSDKAEHAVMTTIYQLPNEIVSEILKEVVLATGDSAYLTLSLVCRWFRDVVTNEHFRKAAHFAWLDSVVNWKIFSQDYCKEFRQSYSIRECSECLKLFKSCPPGYRGRGRRGELLGFYSEDLCAGFCSQDCFLLQEMSLC, from the exons ATGTCAGTCAGACACACCTTGTGGCTCTGCCAGCTTGGGTACCTGGCCACTGGCTGCTGTGT gaGCATTGCAAAACTCATTGACACCCAAGAGTGGACAGAGAAAACTGCGATTACATTTGAA GGAATACCGAAGCAGGTGGGTGGGAACAACTGTGGGATCTACATACTGATG TACACTCTATACATGGCTTTGGGGCTCCGGTTTGATTTTACAGAG gATGACATGCCCCTGATCAGGAGGTGGTGGTGTGCTCTCATACTGGACAACTTCACTCTGCAAAT CGCTCAACCAGACAAAAGGCAATGTCTTCGGGGAGATTCAGACAAAGCAG agcATGCAGTTATGACAACAATATATCAG CTTCCCAATGAAATTGTTTCTGAGATCCTCAAGGAAGTTGTTTTAGCAACTGGGGATTCTGCATATTTGACGCTTTCACTTGTATGCAGATGGTTTCGGGATGTGgtcacaaatgaacattttcGGAAAGCAGCACACTTTGCCTGGCTAGACA GTGTGGTCAACTGGAAGATTTTCTCACAGGACTATTGTAAAGAGTTCAGACAGAGCTACAGCATCAGGGAATGCTCAGAATGCTTGAAGCTCTTCAAGTCCTGTCCACCAGGGTATAGGGGAAGAGGAAGACGAGGGGAACTGCTGGGCTTTTACTCCGAAGATCTTTGTGCAGGATTTTGCTCGCAGGACTGTTTTTTGCTGCAGGAAATGAGTTTATGTTAA